In the genome of Candida dubliniensis CD36 chromosome 3, complete sequence, the window TGTAATGTCAGAAAACAAGATTTAGGTTTCCATCTTATCTccagaaaaagaaagcagaaaaaaaaaaaaaaaaaaaaagaaaaaaaaaaagaaatggaataaacaacaaaccaGAAGACAACCACCGTGGAAGAACCATCCTCCCCTCGCCAGATAGTTCTCTGTCCAATCTTGTATTTgcaaaataattttgatcTCACGGCCTGTCCACATAACACTTGCAAACCATGCAGCGCAGCTGGCTCCAGTTGATATCCATAGTGTCACGCAATATTATCGATGACTTGAAAAGTAACATTCTCAACAAGCCCCCGATTCTACTAATCCTCAACCCGGACTCGTTTGAACCACCCTTCACGAATGGGTTTGACGAGTACTTTAATGTCACATCGACCGCACTCCTCGGCCAGTACTCAAACAGTAAAGCTGCGAACTATGCCATTGTTGCGTTATCGATTGTTCTAGCCGGTCTAGACATTGTCTACAGCATAATACGGCTCTCGATCTCAACGATGTTAATGGGGGCGTTCTTTGGGAGTCTCCTATTCTTTGGACTCTGGTTTGTCGTGACTGCGTCCAGAAGATGGAAGTTGGTGGTGCTcttgtttcaaaataacGACTACAATGTACTATACTAGAATACACGTTATGATTATGGCTTGgatatatatgtatgaaTACACTCTATTGACTGGTGGTGCGGTCAGCGTGCTATTTCATTCACAAAGGGCTGTCTTGGGTGTCCCAGATGATGGTCACCGGACCATCGTTGACCAAGGCAACGTCCATCATGGCGCCAAACTCTCCGTCCTTGACCTTGTCTTGGCCCAACCCTGCTCTCAATTGTTCTAGCAACTTGTTGTACAATTCAACCGCATGGTGGCCTTTTGCGGCACGGTGGAAATCAGGCTTGGTCCCCTTTTTAACCGTGCCGTACAATGTAAACTGACTTACAGACAAGATTTCTCCTTGGATGTCTACGATCGACTTTGCCCAGGGCTTGCCATACCACTTGGTGGCAGTCTGTGGTGGCTCGGACAAATCCTCAAACACACGGAGGGAGAGAAGCTTCTTGGAGAGCTTGGCAATATCTTCCTCTGTATCTGTGGTGGTGATACCAACGAGAACCATCAACCCCTTTCCGATTCTGTTTGCTCAAAGATGTTAGTGAAACGTCTGTGTTAGGACCCAATTTGCAGATCACCGCTAGTATATAAACACAAATACATACGAAGACACAATCTTCTCTTCAACTGTAACTGACGCACTCTTGACTTTCTGAACAACCACTCTCATGTCGTGAAATTGTGTGGTGCAACTTTGTTTTTTACAGATAGGAGTATAAATGATAATTGAACAACTcgatttcttttttttttttttattggttCCTACTGAGTTTTCGGTGAGTCCCAGTCTAGTTTTTCGTTTGCCGTGGGTagccaaaaaaaactacAAAAACTCCGGGACAGGATGTTTCAagtttattaatatcataTCTCATACATTTATTGCAGTTGCTCGTCTACTAAGAAATTACACAAGTATTTTAAAGCAGCAACAACTTCCCTGCCAACAGGTTCAATGTACTTTGCAGGTAACAAAAATCCATGGTTACCCGTATCTCTCAATTTTAACTGGAACGCATAGTCTGCTCGATGATGATACATATAATCCAATGCTGTTCCTGATCCCAAGTCTGGCATCAAATCGGCATCACGATCAATACACGCAGGTAATACGTTATAAAGTGTTCCACTTTGCATGCGAATCGCTTTTGCTAGACCCCACGCAACCTCTAACAAGTTCTCTTCGTCTCTCGGTTGCTCGTTACACGAGAAGGCATAAGGATACAAGATCTCCTGCGAGTAAGAATGCAAGTCAATATACCCCCATATTTTGTGGTTAGCAtttgtattatttaaataatctGTCCAAATTTGTGATTCGAATGCTTCAAAAGGTGCCTCGCCACTATATTCCTCGCCACAAGCCCAATCACTTGATCTTGTCCAATGATAATCGTAGGAAtgatcaatatcaattccAAAGCACTTTGGATGAATAGTTGGTTGACGATTCTTTCTCCACAATCTGTCTGTGGTCCAGGTGTATTCATAGCCATCTGGGTTAGAAACGGGAATAAATATAAAGTCTAACTTAGACCAGATATCAGAATCTGGAACATTTTTGTAGTACTCAATTAACGCATATATGGAGTATAAGACAGACGAAGTGGAAATCCATTCACGAGCATGGATACCGCCGCTAACTACAACGGTTCTCCTGTTACCGTGATCATCGTTGTCTTCTGAGCTAGGAACAGTGAAATGAACCACCTTGTACTTGCGATGCTCAAACGTTTCCCCAATCTCTTCAACACTGATTATATCAGGATACGTTGCTTGTAATAGACCCAACCATGCATCAATGCTTTCTAATGAACGGTACTCtttaaaaaacaattcGTTGGTAATCACGGAATCTTCATTTAATTGGCTAATTTGTTGCGGATATGTTTCGTATATCTTTTGAGCCAAATCGTCAACAACTACTTTGAAAGACATCGATGGAAACATCTCGTGCAATTTAAGCAAACCAGTTTCATCTATTTGGATATCAATTGTCTTTAGGTTACTTGCGTGGCCCCATTTAGTAAAGTGAATATTTGCGTCATCTTCAAAAGACTGTGTCATCAAATATTTTCCTAGATCTGGGGTATCTGAGTAGTCAATCCTGATTACATGTTTACCCTTATATTGTGTTAAATCTATTGGGTGGTATTGATGATCCACAGTTGTGTAATGAGGACGAGAAACATCTTTTGAAGAGAATAACCCATAGAAATCAAATGGTATTTGGATCTGATAACTGACCACTAGTTGAATGAGAAGTAGTGATATGAGTTTGATATAGTCCATgctaataaataaaactaaattgGTATAATATCTGGGaatcaaatatatcaatAGTGAAAAGGACAAAAATATGAATACCGTGGGTTATAGAAAAAGGTGGGttatattttaaaatcaatgcTAAATGCAACTTTAAATATCAATGggtaatttgaattatcaacaacattgAGAGCAAAGtagaaatgaaatttgaacggaatttttttttttttttgttagagtactgaattattattatcattattctTGTTACAAATTAATTACTATGATAAACTAAAGTCGTGTATTTGTGTAATGAAACGTGATAACACTTGCTTCTTTATTCAGCTTTCATCTTTTCGTTGTTGCTGTTTAACAATTGTCCTACTTGGTCTTGGATAGATAAACAAGTAGATGAGTTAGTTAGTTATATCCTCACAGTTATATTTTCAAGATTTTGTATCATCCCTGTAATGTATTATAATCGTAgtttataatataaatgtCTATGAAgaagtcaaaaaaaaaaaaagaaaaagaaaacctAATATTACTACTGGTTCAATTGGTACTGCAAAGTTCTCAACAATACCACTAAAAATTATTTCTGACTAAATATCACCacaat includes:
- a CDS encoding D-tyrosyl-tRNA(tyr) deacylase, putative (Similar to S. cerevisiae DTD1;~spliced gene;~In S. cerevisiae: functions in protein translation, may affect nonsense suppression via alteration of the protein synthesis machinery; ubiquitous among eukaryotes); the encoded protein is MRVVVQKVKSASVTVEEKIVSSIGKGLMVLVGITTTDTEEDIAKLSKKLLSLRVFEDLSEPPQTATKWYGKPWAKSIVDIQGEILSVSQFTLYGTVKKGTKPDFHRAAKGHHAVELYNKLLEQLRAGLGQDKVKDGEFGAMMDVALVNDGPVTIIWDTQDSPL
- a CDS encoding metalloprotease, putative (Similar to S. cerevisiae ECM14;~In S. cerevisiae: required for normal cell wall assembly) codes for the protein MDYIKLISLLLIQLVVSYQIQIPFDFYGLFSSKDVSRPHYTTVDHQYHPIDLTQYKGKHVIRIDYSDTPDLGKYLMTQSFEDDANIHFTKWGHASNLKTIDIQIDETGLLKLHEMFPSMSFKVVVDDLAQKIYETYPQQISQLNEDSVITNELFFKEYRSLESIDAWLGLLQATYPDIISVEEIGETFEHRKYKVVHFTVPSSEDNDDHGNRRTVVVSGGIHAREWISTSSVLYSIYALIEYYKNVPDSDIWSKLDFIFIPVSNPDGYEYTWTTDRLWRKNRQPTIHPKCFGIDIDHSYDYHWTRSSDWACGEEYSGEAPFEAFESQIWTDYLNNTNANHKIWGYIDLHSYSQEILYPYAFSCNEQPRDEENLLEVAWGLAKAIRMQSGTLYNVLPACIDRDADLMPDLGSGTALDYMYHHRADYAFQLKLRDTGNHGFLLPAKYIEPVGREVVAALKYLCNFLVDEQSQ